In Salmo trutta chromosome 37, fSalTru1.1, whole genome shotgun sequence, the following proteins share a genomic window:
- the LOC115177554 gene encoding protein asteroid homolog 1-like, translated as MGVQGLPSAADQMQLDTVDRAPSPVQLKVFLETLGVSQSTLSSVPPHLHIPVAVTCYWLRHAHPPRDLPLLQALLLGLVYGELCRQRKSQRGFMEGPVLQRLRGIIQRGTRSLNLCVAHAYS; from the exons ATGGGTGTCCAGGGATTGCCCAGTGCTGCAGACCAGATGCAGCTTGACACTGTGGATCGt GCTCCAAGTCCAGTGCAGCTTAAGGTATTTTTGGAGACCCTTGGTGTGTCCCAGTCCACTTTGAGCAGTGTCCCACCTCATCTGCATATTCCTGTGGCTGTCACCTGCTACTGGCTGAGGCACGCCCATCCCCCTCGAGACCTGCCTCTCCTGCAGGCCCTGCTACTAGGATTGGTGTACGGAGAGCTCTGCAGACAGAGGAAGAGCCAAAGAG GGTTTATGGAGGGGCCAGTGTTGCAGAGGCTGAGAGGGATAATTCAGAGAGGTACAAGGAGCCTCAACCTGTGTGTGGCCCACGCCTACAGCTAG
- the LOC115177553 gene encoding protein asteroid homolog 1, whose translation MGVQGLTSFMEENGNILKDVHFRNSKLIIDGSNLFNLLYFDSGLDQSHGGDYDAFEDQVCKFFKALRDCDIDPFVIVDGGSDYTDKKFETKKTRAQSRINTANSLSMGLQGSGGVLPTLIKDVFKQVLSSLKVPFAQCICEADQDIASLARSWNCPVLSNDSDFYIFDIQAGFLPTSHFHWKKVSMQRGSSIRYIPCKQYTTTSFCRHFNINRQVLPVFAAMLGNDYVKLHNMGVSLRWEEYSSMEGRFARFDGLLNWLARFQGQEEALDSVLRLILHGNNRQKMDAAHQGLSLGIEEYHLPPSCLERFFNDGVGPGPGRLPEPLRVLPDWTLLPLMKGRLPSCMVDVLLLRRVMQRVQVEDPGLPCGNNTSRPVRQVLYGLLLGGRRADHSSQRPPVDDVEEYYREGQYLTSSMVEAVLPSAAEQMQLDTLHQAPRPVQLEVFLETLGVSQSTLSSVPPHLHIPVAVTCYWLRHAHPLPDQPLLQALLLGLVYGELCRQRKSQRGFMGGPVLERLRGLIQRGRRSLDLGVAHAYSQWQCCLKESLHLNQLLCLPLAEPQCAWLYKGTLVHQLVTKLRGGLTPDSLLMGDLCSGQLYRAILGAILNSHDGHEAAVIPLVSGPRRATPPSLTQPLDDLTAHLHILALEEDDDDGVGGGSKAKPEDDLSWTLVSVRTRHKSKDRFNRARNPEFSRKQGRIGWE comes from the exons ATGGGCGTCCAGGGATTGACCAGCTTTATGGAGGAGAATGGAAACATTTTAAAAGATGTTCACTTCAGAAACAGCAAGTTGATCATAGATGGTAGTAATCTGTTCAACTTGCTTTATTTTGACTCAGGTTTGGATCAGAGTCATGGAGGGGATTATGATGCTTTTGAGGACCAGGTCTGCAAGTTCTTTAAGGCTCTGAGAGACTGCGACATTGACCCCTTTGTGATTGTAGATGGGGGCTCCGACTACACCGACAAAAAGTTTGAAACAAAAAAAACCCGAGCTCAATCAAGGATCAACACAGCCAACAGCTTGTCCATGGGGCTTCAGGGGAGCGGTGGTGTACTACCAACCCTCATCAAAGATGTCTTCAAACAGGTCCTCTCCAGCCTGAAGGTGCCGTTCGCACAGTGCATTTGTGAGGCAGACCAAGATATAGCCTCCCTGGCTCGAAGTTGGAACTGTCCAGTGCTGTCCAATGACAGTGACTTTTATATCTTTGACATCCAGGCAGGATTTCTGCCGACATCCCATTTTCACTGGAAGAAAGTGTCTATGCAACGTGGGAGCTCTATAAGATACATTCCCTGCAAGCAGTACACCACAACAAGCTTCTGCAGACACTTCAACATCAACAGACAGGTTCTCCCAGTCTTCGCCGCCATGTTAGGAAACGACTACGTCAAGTTACATAACATGGGTGTTTCCCTCAGGTGGGAAGAATACTCGTCAATGGAAGGAAGGTTTGCCCGCTTCGACGGCTTGCTGAATTGGCTGGCTCGCTTCCAGGGGCAGGAGGAGGCCTTGGACTCTGTGCTCAGGCTTATCCTTCATGGTAACAACAGACAGAAAATGGATGCTGCCCACCAGGGCCTCTCCCTGGGCATAGAAGAGTACCATCTTCCCCCTAGTTGCCTGGAGCGGTTCTTCAACGATGGAGTGGGACCAGGCCCCGGCCGTCTCCCAGAGCCTCTGAGGGTCCTTCCAGACTGGACCCTGCTGCCGTTGATGAAAGGTAGACTTCCCTCCTGCATGGTCGACGTGCTGCTGCTGAGGAGGGTGATGCAGCGAGTCCAGGTGGAAGATCCCGGCTTGCCCTGTGGGAACAACACCTCTCGGCCAGTACGACAGGTACTCTACGGGCTGCTGCTGGGTGGGAGGAGAGCAGACCACAGCAGTCAGAGACCCCCAGTGGATGACGTGGAGGAGTATTACAGGGAAGGCCAGTACCTGACCAGCAGCATGGTTGAAGCCGTCCTGCCCAGTGCTGCAGAACAGATGCAGCTAGACACTCTGCATCag GCTCCAAGGCCAGTGCAGCTTGAGGTGTTTTTGGAGACCCTTGGTGTGTCCCAGTCCACTTTGAGCAGTGTCCCGCCTCATCTGCATATTCCTGTGGCTGTCACCTGCTACTGGCTGAGGCACGCCCATCCCCTTCCAGACCAGCCTCTCCTGCAGGCCCTGCTACTAGGATTGGTGTACGGAGAGCTCTGCAGACAGAGGAAGAGCCAAAGAG GGTTTATGGGGGGACCAGTGTTGGAGAGGCTGAGAGGGCTGATTCAGAGAGGTAGAAGGAGCCTAGACCTGGGTGTGGCCCACGCCTACAGCCAGTGGCAGTGCTGCCTGAAAGAAAGCCTTCACCTGAACCAACTGCTGTGCCTCCCTCTTGCCGAGCCTCAGTGTGCCTG GCTGTACAAGGGCACTCTGGTGCACCAGCTTGTGACCAAACTGAGAGGGGGGTTAACCCCGGATTCTCTCCTGATGGGAGACCTTTGCTCTGGGCAGCTGTATAGGGCCATCCTGGGAGCCATACTCAACTCCCATGATGGTCATGAGGCAGCTGTCATCCCATTGGTGTCTGGGCCGCGGAGGGCCACACCTCCATCCTTGACACAGCCACTGGATGACCTGACGGCCCATCTACATATTCTAGCTCTGgaagaagatgatgatgatggtgttggaggtgGGAGCAAGGCCAAGCCAGAGGACGATCTGAGTTGGACTTTGGTCTCGGTGCGGACCCGGCACAAGAGCAAGGACAGATTTAACCGAGCTAGGAATCCAGAATTCTCCCGGAAGCAGGGGCGGATCGGCTGGGAATAG